The Rhodopirellula islandica genome segment AGATTGGATCGCGTTGTTGGCTGAATCTCGAGTCAAGGTGGACTTGATCCAAGGCATTGCGGTCACCATGACCGGCGAGCTGGCCGATTGTTTCACTGACCGTCAGCACGGCGTGACTCACATCGCCGAACAAGTTCGCATCGCAGCAACGCAGTTGAGTCACGATTCCGAGCTTGGGTTCTATTCCACCGCTGGCAAATTCGTCGGGATTGAAGCCGTGGCTTCAGAAGTCGACGCATTGGCGGCGTCGAATTGGCACGCGTTGGCTTCCTGGGCAGCAAGCCAGATATCCGCCCGCGGGATTTTGATCGACGTCGGATCGACAACCACCGACCTCATCCCAATTCAAAACGGACAGGTTGCCACCGCAGCGAAGACCGATCACGAGCGACTTCGCGACGGCTCGCTCGTTTACGTTGGTTGTCGTCGAACGCCAGTGTGTGCCCTGGTCGACCGACTCACGATCGACCAAGTCGATGTCCCGGTCATGAACGAACTGTTCGCGACCATCGATGACGCTCGTTTGATTCTGAAGCGACTCCCTGAGTCGGCCGACGACCGAGACTCCGCCGACGGCCGACCTCGCGACAGGCAATCGGCACACCGTCGGCTGGCCAAGATGGTTGGCTTGGACGCAAACGAGCTCACCAGCGATCAAGCGTCGTCGATTGCAAAGCAAATCCTCGCAGCGGCCCAGCAACAGATCGATGAAAG includes the following:
- a CDS encoding hydantoinase/oxoprolinase family protein gives rise to the protein MDEPLTATPTSPAPDPPPPFILGVDVGGANLKSVLVNHATEDATARESFFPMWKRPESLAEQLHSDWIALLAESRVKVDLIQGIAVTMTGELADCFTDRQHGVTHIAEQVRIAATQLSHDSELGFYSTAGKFVGIEAVASEVDALAASNWHALASWAASQISARGILIDVGSTTTDLIPIQNGQVATAAKTDHERLRDGSLVYVGCRRTPVCALVDRLTIDQVDVPVMNELFATIDDARLILKRLPESADDRDSADGRPRDRQSAHRRLAKMVGLDANELTSDQASSIAKQILAAAQQQIDESLQRQIERLDSHSNEETTLLLSGHGQDLITHSATARNAIDLRDRLSPEVSRSAPAFAVARLWLSTQREVR